The DNA sequence ttctggggttagacagcggaggttgggatgggtgaatccctggcggtaaagcttgccgtcctggatgttgtagcgggttgccctgcgcttgagctgtcttgcgtggactttatcttctggcaatgtgccgCTGTGCTTGTATGTAATGATTTCGTCCATCtagctgggattgacctgaatgttgaaaatctccgccagggtctttgtgatacttggcttgtcaaggtactccacccttgtgtccgctggactctgatgtggttgggcggttgccagtcccgccagtgaatcagccttagcgtttctttccctggggatctgtgtgatggtgtgaaatttgaacttttttagcaacgttttgacgtaccccaaatatgccgctaactgatggtccttggcttggaagctgtcgttgacctggttaacgactagttgggagtcgctgaatatgttgacgctgtcagctcccgagtcaatggcgaggagtaaacCGGCGATAAGTGCCtcatactccgccatattgtttgaagccttgaagttgaatttcaacgcgtactctgctttcagtcccccgggtcctgttaagatgactccggcgccgctggacTTGGCGCAAGCAGAGctgtccacatgcaggttccaatctgactgtgGGGGAGTTGCCTCCTCACCGTTTACTATTTCTGTTTCGGGCTCTGTTTGGGTACCGGGTTCTGGCagacgctcagtaagttcagcgatgaagtccgccactgcctggcccttcatggcggttcttggcctgtactctatgtcgaattcgctgagctcaatggcccacttactgaggcgccctGAGTGTTCggggttctgcatcacttgcctcagcggctgattggttaacacatggatcgtgtgggcctggaagtattgccggaggcgtctggcagcaacgataagtgcgagggccagttgttccaacggtgaatatcttgtttctgctccgttcatgcccctgccggcgtagaatactgggagctcgtcctggccttcccgccggacaatggcgcaacttatcgcCGTTGGCGAGACCGCTAGATATATGAATAGtatttctccttgcacagggacagaaaggagagggactgccgccaggtactcctttaggccctggaatgccgcctgacactctgggttccagtcaatgaccttcttgtgagttgttttgaggagtttaaAGAATGGGGCACATTTATCagtgagtcgagagatgaatcgagaaagggcggttaacttgccctggaggcactggacgtccaccttatactcggggttcgccaagtcaaggatggcctgtaccttatccgggttagcctcgataccgcgctcgctgacgatgtaaccgagaaatttgctagcggtgactgcaaagaaacatttttctgggttgaggcgcatattaTAGGcaaggaggatggttactatgattctGAGGTTTTCCACGTGTCCACTGGCCTTCATGCTCTTAACTAGAATgccgtccacgtagacctcgatgatttttcccagatgctccgcgaacatggcgttcatcaaccgctggtaagttgcgccggcgttcttcagaccgaaaggcatgacattgttgcagtagaggcctttatcggtggtgaaggtagtgcattcctggtcggtggggtgcatcttgatttgattgtatccggagaaagcgtccatcatgctgaggagctcgtgtccggcagttgaatcaactagctgatcgatacgaggtagcgggaagctatcctttgggcatgctttgttgagatttttgaagtcgacgtacatccgccacttgccgctgggcttttttaccattaccaaatttgagatccactggggatagatgacttggcggatgaacccaatgtcccgtagtttggcgacctcctctccgattgcccggtacttttcctcatcaaaggccctccgtttctgcttgataggataaAAGGAGGGCTTGATGGTCAGTTTATGAGTGATGATTTCAGGgaagatacctggcatgtctgcgtaggaccatgcaaagacggcggcgttgttacgcaggaattgagtgagttctgcctccacctccggatctagttgggcgcctatacggactgtccgctcagggtgctcgtttGAGATGCGGACAATCTTCAATGACGTTTCCGggttgaccggttccttctttacatatttcttctcctcatccctaggatcctcaaagatgtttggtggtggtgcgtcattacccaccgtcagaatttcatggcccgcgctatagtcgttgaataacattctcgtgccagctgcttgcttcccctcacacagcccgtgccgttgggcgtggggaatttcatgagaagcatgtacccggcaataatgcacttgagcttgttaagcgccGGTCGACCAAttatggcgttgtacgaactggaacagtcgacaataatgaactccgtatgcacctccgccatgcacggactagtgccaataaccaagcgcatgtaatccgaccctagcaGTTGTGTGACATCACCGGAAAaactgagcagtggctcgtggtcctggagtagttttttgttccgCTTGAGGTGGTCGTAGCAgccgctgaagatgacgttgacagcggacccgctatccaccaagattctccccaccgagaatttgccaagaatggcatcgaccaagaatgggtcgtcatggggtaaatggactccgtgctcctcctcctctgagaaggtaataggttcccaacctgacTTTAGGAGTTTAGCGGacctttcgtagcggatgttgcagacttccttaggatgattagcgcgtgcatagcgctttcttgccctgtgagacatgcttgtgattggagcaccgccatcgatggtgttgatgcggcctaaggtctcgacgttggcaattactggtggtggttggcgcaccctgaactgttccaacttgccgtcacggtacaaggtctcaacggctgttttgagagcattgcagctgttggtattgtggccgctgtcctcgtggtatttgcaccatttGCCGGTGTTCTtgggtttacccgtttttgggtactttggagggggtggcggtggaatctgatccttgcactgattgtagatGTTTTCATACGAGGCTGttaggaccgtgaaaactgcataccgctgcgaggactctGGCggcttgttgcggttatccccattggttgggcggtttcccttgttgtaatgctggtccttctgccgcttgttctgttggtggccctgctgccactcccttttcttgtcagttggcggtgctgaggggctcttgttagcggtttcttggtgactggaggatggctgtgttgactttgttggcgttgctggtggtggtggggtttctccatatgtgatgaattccgcctaagcgtgaatgaccgcctcactcatgacgtggtcatacgtcgcattgggatgactgtagttgaggtgatagaggaacggtcccttgagaagtcccttcctgaaggccgctgatgccatggttttgtctaggtcgcggcattgagacgctgccgcccgccaccttgtgacgaaggccttcagtgattcgtcctccccctgcttaacGCTGAATAGCTGACtagtgttgtgatgtccggcggacaataagatgaaacgggagaggaaagcgtatgatagtgcatggaatgagctgacagaccccggcggacactcaaagaaccagttcattgcctcgccgtccaacgtttcgctgaacaagtggcacaaggtggcgtcgtcgaaccccttgttgttggtgactttcttgaaggtgtccatgtggacgaagggatcggacattccgccgtaatgcgacatctttggggtttttgcatgtgCCGGTCTGACAGCCCGCAGAATTGCAGCGGAGAAAGGCCCaggtctggaagtgaagagcggATTCTGAGTTGGTGTAGGGACGCCCGATTCCGCCtggatcaacctctgctccagttaGTGCACCCTTTCCCATATCTGGGCGGTTGCATCGTCGGCGGAATCGACCTGAATTTCCCGCTGGGGTAGCCTATGCCTTGGCACAGGCAGACTGCCCTCAGTCCTTGCCCTCGCTcctgagcggttggtgtgcgggagtgattcCGCCACCTGCTCCAGCATTAGTTGAGGTATGGGCGGCGGTCCCATTCCCAACAACCCAGGTGGGTTcaacggtacctgcatctgtatggccGGTTCTCGGACCAATGTGCTGGTGCTAGGGCGACTATGCCTGGTGCCATGTGACTGCTCGCTCTATGCTGGGCGGGCGGTGGCCGCCAGCGTCCTTTTTAATTCGTCAAAACGTTTCATAAGCGTAGCCACCTGCCCTTGGGCTTCGGCCGTTTccctgcgctcctcctcacgttctctgtttgccttatggAGATCCGCTAGTGCTAGCTCGTACATAGTGACGAGGTCTTGGCCCGGCGGGCGACTGCTGCCTGGATCtacctcaccgccggggttgaccggggttgtgaacagtgcgcggttaacgcccaccgctgggtcggagggttgggggataGAGGGATGGTTTGCCTGCTCTTCTGCGTTTCCCCGGCTACCGTTAGTTATGGTgaatgtggtgggatggccttctgttcaaggattcccacagacggcgccaatgttaatgtctaaaagtccagcggtagctggatattagctaacgctgatccggtgggcggatcggtgcttgtgttgttctcgaggctcccgctacctgtcaagtgaaatacaatgggcgttagagggagaccgcgccgggcggtcttcaactctccgatgcctaagttagtcaatgtatttgtgttgacatagtaacagtagctttagtattgaatgcgtaattaatgtggagagaggagagaaccttttataggtgaggaagaggttgatcttctctctgttttcgatgtgggactgatatgcttcagttccagtttcagaagcttctgatgccatcttggtgCGGAGCGTAGCGGCGCGTCGATGGTGATCTGGAGATGTTCCGACGCTGGggctgtagcctgcctggcggtgtgtctgtgTGTCGTTCCTtcagttggaattagtacctttgacggtacaatgagcgtggctcatttagctaattatgtttgcaaatgtacatgtatgtacatatGATAAATTACATGAGAAGATTTCGTGCTTCAGACTTATTGTGCATGAGATAAATCCAAGTGAAACGAGAAAAATCATCTACGATAGTAAGGAAATATTGTGCTCCTGAAATGGATGGAACATGGTATCCTCCCCAAATGTCAACatgaatcaattcaaaacaacgaTTACTTAAAGAAGTACTTAAAGAAAATGTCTTTTGAGTTTGTTTGGCCAAAGGACAAATAGAACAATGGCTTGTGTCACATGACTTATTGCGcaagaaaggaaaaaatggaGATACTTTGCTTGACGGGTGCCCTAGCCTCCAATGCCATAAGTCATCGGTTTTGCTTCTCACTGCATTGCATGTTCCTTCCTGAGGCATGTTGAGGCAGTAGAGTCCCTCACTCTCAGCTCTGGTCCTAATCATCCTCCCTGAACGCAGGTCATGAATGAAACAAACATGCTTGAGAAATATGGTAATGTAAAATGAATCCAAAGCAAGTTTGCTTATCAAAATGAGGTTCAGATAGAATGTGGGAACACATAGAACATTATGAAGAATGAAATGGTATGAAAAAATCTCTGTCCCAATGTCAGACACTGGAAGTCTCTGTCCATCTGGTAATCTCACAGTCCTATTGTCCACAGGAtaacaagaagaaagaaaggttGCATTGCATACAATGTGGTTGCTAGCCCTGCTATCCAAAATCCATACTACATCCTTGTTATCATGATAAAGTGCACAAATTTTACTTGGAATTTCTTCAAGGTTTGGTACGTTACCCACAAAGTTGGTTGTGGATGGTTTGTTGGTATTCAGCATCTCTAGCAATTGGTTTCTATCTTTTACCTTGTTCCCTGCTGCTTGTATACGATTCAGCAGCCCCAGCATCTGATTGCACTCTGTTTTGGAGAGTGGAAAGTTCATTGCATCCTCCTTTCCTTCACTCATGGTACCAACATGATTGGCTTTTGAATTGCTTGATCCTTCTCCCATCatcctcttccttcttctgCAATAGTTGTAGGTGTGACCATTGCCATCACAGTAGGTGCACTTGAGACGTGCCCTACAATTCTTTGTGTAATGATTTGTCATATTACACTTCTCACAATACTTATTCTCTCCTCCCATGAACTGTGAGTCACGAGAAAAGGAT is a window from the Rosa chinensis cultivar Old Blush chromosome 2, RchiOBHm-V2, whole genome shotgun sequence genome containing:
- the LOC112184149 gene encoding uncharacterized protein LOC112184149, giving the protein MAGDEEQAVIQKPLDQQTSKNAAPWENPNHPLFLHHSDQLGAMLVAQALVEDNYTTWEQLMLMALTIKNKKGFVDGTLVKPTHNPSEQLQWERCNTLVKTWLLGAMSKDISNSVIHCKDARTMWLELKERFSQVSTVALFHVESAIHGCEQGGTSVTSFFTKLKALWDEKDSLCSFPPCSCDAAPEVKSFIEAQKIMKFLMGLNEGFAQIRSNIISLNPLPTLNKAYAMVLCQEKQVAAIAGKSGSMTEASAFAVKRPEKFEKQEKSDQSFSRDSQFMGGENKYCEKCNMTNHYTKNCRARLKCTYCDGNGHTYNYCRRRKRMMGEGSSNSKANHVGTMSEGKEDAMNFPLSKTECNQMLGLLNRIQAAGNKVKDRNQLLEMLNTNKPSTTNFVGNVPNLEEIPSKICALYHDNKDVVWILDSRASNHIVCNATFLSSCYPVDNRTVRLPDGQRLPVSDIGTEIFSYHFILHNVLCVPTFYLNLILISKLALDSFYITIFLKHVCFIHDLRSGRMIRTRAESEGLYCLNMPQEGTCNAVAESLPHTNRSGARARTEGSLPVPRHRLPQREIQVDSADDATAQIWERVH